Genomic DNA from Halobacteriovorax sp. DA5:
GTTAAAATACCTAAGCTACTTGTACCAAAGTAGCCAAAAGTAGCCAAGGTATTTTTCTGAGAAGTTGTTTCAGAACATTTCATCTCATTTCACTCTCAGGCCGACTTTACGCTGCTACGTCGTCAGCTAGAATTTTTGATGCATGTTCAAAAACACTTTCATCAGTGTCGAGAAAACCGCCCATCATGTTGTCAGTGGCACCAACTTCGTTGACTCCGGCCAGTCTTACATAGACCTCGAAAGTCTTAAAAGTTTTCCAACCTCCAATGCGCATGACGGTTGCTTGGTCGACGCCTGATGCCAAAAGGTGAGTTGCAAAGCAGGCCCTCAAAGTATGAAACCTAATTGAGGGGATACCAATTTGCCCACAAAAACTTCTGAGCACTTTGGCCTGCTCACCACGTTCCCATTCAGTAAATCGCGGTAGCAAAAACTCGCCTGGTGTTGATTCCAAAAGTCTCTTAATCATAGGCCTTAGAGTCTGGGCAATGGGTGCATTGCGCCAGTAACCGGCCTTGGTCGATTTGGCCTCGTCCTCTTCCCTGTCCCAAGATTCACAAATTCTAATCAAACCCTCTTTTAAAAGAACATTGTCCTTTCTGAGGGCATAGAGTTCGCTCGATCTCATGCCGCTGGCAAGGGCAATGGCCCAGACTGGAAACCAAGAATGGTTGCACTTTTTTGCTTCATGAAGAAGTGTTCTAACTTGTTTGGCGGTTAGAATTTCGGGGAGAGTATCTTCTTCTTTGAGATCAATTCCCACACCACAAACCGGAGTTTTTTTGATCCCAGTAATGATGCCTTCCTCAATTCCAAAGTTATAGACTGATTGAATAACTCCTCGCAGTCTCTTAACTGAACCATAGGCCTCATAGACTTCTTCAGCCGATCGAATGACCGCTTTTCCATGAACTCGTGTCAGTTCACTTGCAGGTGTTTGAAGCCAGTCCTTAGTGTATTCTTTGAGCATGGCCACACTATTATGAACCGTTTTGAGCTTGATGACTTTGCCTGTTTGCGGATTTCTACAAACACCAACTTCATCGTAATCTCGTTTTGCTTCAAACTCCCAAAGGTCTATGATCGCACCCCAGGTGTTACCTTTTGATTCTTCTCTTGCGATTAGTTCAGTGGCGTGTTGGATAAGTTTCTTTTCAACTTTTCTGGCATCTGCGAGAGTCTTGCATTTGACCTTTCGTTGAACTCTTATCCGAATATCTTTTTTACTGCGCCTATTTACATAGGCCTCATAAAATTTTTTCTGAAGTTTGGGGTCAAAAGGAATGTCTTTTTCATCCTGCCCCTTATCTTTGAGTTGCTCATAGTCGTAAACAACCTTTTTCTTCGTTCTACGATCTTGAATAACGATTCGAGCTGCCATTACGAACCCCCTTGAATTAAGTTGGAGGTCGCAATAAGAGCATCGATTTCAGAAAGTTTTAGATAAGTTCTTCTGCCTAACTTATAGGAAGTCAAAACTCCTCTATAAATTAAGAGTCTGATCGCATTTTCTGTTCTGCCAAGATACTTTGCAGTATCTTTGACTGTCATCCACTTTATTCGATTGTCAAAGAGCGAGAGATCACCCTTGTGGGCGATCCCTTTATTATTTTTCATCATATACTGGCTCCGGGGAAAATTCAGGCTCGAAACGGCCAAAAGATTAAATTTCAGGTGGGGAAAATTGACGTAAAAACAAAGTGTTACTGATCGAGAGAAAGATTCTCGCTTGAAGGGGCCAAGATGGCCCCATTTTCAGAAATGAGCTTGCCTAGAAATTCATCTTTTGAAACAGGCCCGTTCACACGACAATACTCTTGGTATTTCATCTCAAGGCGATCGGCATTTGTAAGAGTGCTGTTTTTGACTTCTTCAAAATGTTCTTCCTCAAG
This window encodes:
- a CDS encoding site-specific integrase, which gives rise to MAARIVIQDRRTKKKVVYDYEQLKDKGQDEKDIPFDPKLQKKFYEAYVNRRSKKDIRIRVQRKVKCKTLADARKVEKKLIQHATELIAREESKGNTWGAIIDLWEFEAKRDYDEVGVCRNPQTGKVIKLKTVHNSVAMLKEYTKDWLQTPASELTRVHGKAVIRSAEEVYEAYGSVKRLRGVIQSVYNFGIEEGIITGIKKTPVCGVGIDLKEEDTLPEILTAKQVRTLLHEAKKCNHSWFPVWAIALASGMRSSELYALRKDNVLLKEGLIRICESWDREEDEAKSTKAGYWRNAPIAQTLRPMIKRLLESTPGEFLLPRFTEWERGEQAKVLRSFCGQIGIPSIRFHTLRACFATHLLASGVDQATVMRIGGWKTFKTFEVYVRLAGVNEVGATDNMMGGFLDTDESVFEHASKILADDVAA
- a CDS encoding helix-turn-helix domain-containing protein, yielding MMKNNKGIAHKGDLSLFDNRIKWMTVKDTAKYLGRTENAIRLLIYRGVLTSYKLGRRTYLKLSEIDALIATSNLIQGGS